The following proteins are co-located in the Malassezia restricta chromosome II, complete sequence genome:
- a CDS encoding flap endonuclease-1, translating to MGIKGLTSLLADEAPGCIKHHDIKTLFGRKVAIDASMSLYQFLIAVRQSDGQQMMSDSGKVTSHLLGFFYRTIRMVDYGIKPVYVFDGKPPDLKKDVLAKRFGRREEARAEEEEKKDIADSETLDQLARRQVRPTREHNAEVQRLLTLMGIPWVVSPSEAEAQCAELARAGKVYAAGSEDMDTLTFGSPILLKNLTASEQKKLPVTEVNLHKALEELNMPMSQFVDLCMLLGCDYLDPIRGVGPKKALKLIQEHETLERVLDHLHLTSAKKNPPSDGNDEEVSSKKRAGAIQVPDIWPFQEARSLFQSPEVLDGHNIQLKWDQPKTEELVSFLCGENGFGEERVRRSCEKLSHAVGQKQQGRLDGFFSIQPKQQAPSAPTSTKRKAASNSANEKSSRRR from the exons ATGGGCATCAAAG GTCTTACGTCCTTGCtggcggacgaggcgccagGATGCATTAAGCACCATGATATCAAGACACTATTTGGTCGGAAGGTTGCCATTGACGCATCCATGAGTCTGTACCAGTTTCTCATTGCCGTTCGCCAGTCAGATGGGCAGCAAATGATGTCAGATTCCGGTAAAGTCACTAGTCATTTGCTTGGCTTCTTTTATCGAACCATACGCATGGTGGACTATGGCATCAAACCCGTCTACGTGTTTGATGGTAAGCCTCCTGATCTCAAAAAGGACGTGCTGGCAAAGCGCTTTGGACGACGCGAGgaggcgcgtgccgaggaagaagagaaAAAAGATATCGCTGACAGCGAAACGCTAGATCAGCTGGCACGCCGTCAAGTGCGTCCAACCAGGGAGCATAATGCTGAGGTGCAGCGCTTGCTCACACTCATGGGTATCCCCTGGGTTGTGTCACCATCAGAAGCGGAGGCACAATGTGCCGAGCTCGCTCGCGCAGGTAAAGTCTACGCAGCAGGCTCTGAAGACATGGACACACTCACGTTTGGCTCGCCTATCCTATTGAAAAATCTCACAGCCAGCGAACAAAAGAAGCTGCCTGTGACAGAGGTCAACTTGCATaaggcgctcgaagagctcaACATGCCAATGAGTCAA TTTGTCGACTTGTGCATGTTGCTGGGATGCGACTACCTGGACCCCATCCGTGGCGTGGGACCTAAAAAAGCACTCAAGCTTATTCAGGAACATGAAACTCTGGAGCGCGTCCTAGATCATTTGCATCTAACGTCTGCTAAGAAGAACCCACCCAGCGACGGAAATGACGAAGAAGTCTCATCGAAAAAGCGCGCTGGCGCCATCCAAGTGCCTGACATCTGGCCCTTTCAAGAGGCACGGAGCCTATTTCAATCACCCGAGGTGCTAGACGGCCACAACATCCAG CTCAAGTGGGACCAGCCCAAGACAGAAGAGCTAGTATCTTTCCTATGCGGCGAAAACGGATTTGG CGaggagcgcgtgcgccggaGTTGCGAAAAATTATCGCACGCCGTTGGCCAGAAGCAACAGGGACGTTTGGATGGTTTCTTTTC CATTCAGCCAAAACAACAAGCACCGTCTGCACCTACGTCAACTAAGCGCAAAGCTGCGTCTAATTCAGCCAATGAAAAATCATCTCGTCGGCGTTAA
- a CDS encoding glutamate-5-semialdehyde dehydrogenase, translated as MESSATVVARQAREAFDDVQQRLSLGPAGEADVQRVKALHAIRRALEQAQDEIRAANQRDVEEATALVQQGKLSAQLVSRLDLFAKAGKWESMVQGVSDVASLPSPLDVCTKATRIADASPACEGRDATGTLDLYRVTCPIGVLLCIFEARPEVIVNIASLAIKSGNAAILKGGKESRHSGQVLSRCISEALAQSDMPPHLIQTVESREEIRTLLQEDRYINLVIPRGSNEMVRHIQREARVPVMGHADGLCAAYVHDDAPAKLTIETVLDAKLDYPSACNAVETLLLHRHHLTSGLWLSLGKALIHAGVRLHCDEASRTALVPGLSESEAALVVAATDADFDTEYLDLDLAVRVVDSVQDAVHHIQTHGSGHTDTILCAPLNGEASSASVRSAADIFTRSLSSSSVYVNASTRFADGFRYGFGAEVGISTGRIHARGPVGLEGLVTYKYVLRSAGSGAQTAAAFSPGAHQRAWSHQPIEAVYPSLT; from the coding sequence ATGGAATCCAGTGCCACGGTGGTGGCGAGGCAGGCTCGCGAGGCctttgacgacgtgcagcAGCGACTTTCGCTGGGACCTGCAGGAGAGGCGGATGTACAGCGAGTCAAGGCACTGCATGCCATCCGCCGTGCCCTagagcaggcgcaggatgAGATTCGAGCGGCCAACCAGCGTGATGTCGAAGAGGCGACAGCTCTCGTGCAGCAAGGCAAGCTATCTGCGCAGCTTGTATCGCGCCTAGACTTGTTTGCGAAGGCAGGCAAGTGGGAGTCGATGGTGCAGGGCGTATCGGATGTGGCATCGCTGCCGTCGCCTCTTGACGTGTGCACCAAAgccacgcgcatcgctgACGCGAGTCCCGCGTGTGAAGGCCGCGATGCTACTGGTACGTTAGACTTGTATCGTGTGACGTGCCCCATCGGTGTGCTTTTGTGCATTTTCGAGGCGCGGCCGGAGGTGATTGTCAACATTGCGAGTCTCGCTATCAAGTCAGGCAACGCGGCGATTCTCAAGGGCGGCAAGGAGTCTCGGCATTCCGGCCAAGTGCTTTCGCGCTGTATTTCTGAGGCACTCGCTCAAAGTGACATGCCGCCGCATCTGATTCAGACGGTCGAGTCGCGCGAAGAGATCCGAACGCTGCTTCAAGAAGACCGCTACATCAACCTTGTGATCCCGCGTGGCTCGAACGAGATGGTCCGGCACATCCAGCGTGAGGCTCGTGTACCTGTCATGGGCCATGCGGACGGCCTGTGTGCTGCTTATGTGCATGATGATGCGCCGGCCAAGCTCACGATCGAGACGGTCCTCGACGCCAAGCTCGACTATCCGAGCGCGTGTAATGCCGTTGAAACGCTGCTGTTGCATCGCCACCACCTTACATCGGGCTTGTGGCTCTCGCTTGGCAAAGCTCTGATCCACGCAGGTGTGCGCCTGCACTGTGATGaggcatcgcgcacggcgctggtgccgGGCTTGTCTGAGTCCGAGGccgccctcgtcgtcgctgcgaCGGACGCCGACTTTGATACCGAATATCTCGACTTGGACCTtgccgtgcgtgtcgtTGACAGTGTACAAGACGCCGTGCACCACATCCAGACCCATGGCTCCGGACACACCGACACCATCCTATGTGCGCCGCTGAACGGCGAGGCGTCGTCTGCTTCGGTGCGCTCGGCCGCTGATATCTTTACGCGATCACTGTCGTCGTCGAGTGTCTATGTGAatgcatcgacgcgctTCGCTGATGGCTTCCGCTACGGTTTTGGTGCCGAGGTGGGCATCAGCACGGGCCGTATTCATGCCCGCGGTCCCGTCGGACTCGAGGGCCTGGTGACGTACAAATACGTACTTCGGTCCGCAGGCTCTGGCGCCCAGACGGCCGCGGCGTTCTCACCCGGTGCTCATCAACGTGCGTGGTCGCACCAGCCCATCGAGGCGGTATACCCGTCGCTGACATAG
- a CDS encoding acyl-CoA-dependent ceramide synthase has translation MSKGGRRSQHKSKSQKGVAGQRPALAPTKAASVSRWEMSAVVMVSTVLLSIVWLHWLTDVSQRPLRMQWLQSAFQASKPLSLPTWLFSPEVWDSWCETIHRVTSACFFLSGAVRANSAANGWQYLRSLWTGASSSTKYERDPFDLLFAFVWGMILFVIRFVCMQCLLLPLGHMLVSRPSGNPAQSEKKLHRRIGRFAEQGWVLILYATSLLLVVLAIQRQPFWVWKPEHLWLGYPVTTMDALSKAVYLWEASNYIHQVFVIHLEERRSDYWQMLTHHFVTLLLIGGSYVSCFHYVGFAILLLMDPADICLSLAKLSKYMGCTTLCDVLFAIFMLVWIITRHIGYAFVWWSCYKDAPRLTSFGTTYNLASGHMLTPTSYVFFLVLLGMLQMILLVWLGMILRIALRVVTAQGAVDTRSDDDSD, from the coding sequence ATGAGCAAGGGCGGTCGACGGTCACAGCACAAAAGCAAGAGCCAAAAGGGCGTAGCGGGTCAAAGGCCTGCGCTTGCACCCACGAAAGCCGCATCGGTCTCACGATGGGAAATGAGCGCCGTGGTGATGGTGAGCACCGTACTGCTTTCGATAGTGTGGCTGCATTGGCTCACGGATGTGTCTCAGCGTCCGCTTCGAATGCAGTGGCTACAGTCTGCGTTTCAGGCAAGTAAGCCGCTCAGTCTGCCGACTTGGCTATTTTCACCCGAAGTATGGGACAGCTGGTGCGAAACGATTCACCGTGTCACGTCCGCGTGTTTCTTCTTGTCAGGCGCTGTCCGTGCAAACAGTGCTGCCAACGGGTGGCAGTACCTTCGCTCACTATGGACAGGTGCATCTTCATCCACCAAGTACGAGCGTGATCCATTCGATTTGTTATTCGCGTTCGTCTGGGGCATGATTCTCTTCGTGATTCGATTCGTTTGCATGCAGTGCCTTTTGCTTCCTTTGGGACACATGCTCGTGTCTCGACCAAGCGGTAACCCAGCTCAATCTGAAAAGAAGCTGCACCGTCGCATTGGCCGCTTTGCCGAACAGGGCTGGGTCTTGATCTTGTATGCGACCTCTTTGCTTCTCGTCGTGTTAGCTATACAGAGGCAGCCTTTCTGGGTGTGGAAACCAGAGCACCTATGGCTGGGATACCCTGTCACAACGATGGATGCGCTCAGCAAGGCAGTGTATTTGTGGGAAGCAAGCAATTACATCCATCAGGTGTTTGTTATTCATCTCGAGGAGCGCCGTTCGGACTACTGGCAAATGCTCACGCATCACTTCGTGACGCTCTTGCTTATTGGTGGCTCCTATGTCTCGTGCTTCCACTATGTGGGTTTCGCGATCCTGCTGCTGATGGACCCTGCAGACATTTGCCTTAGCCTCGCCAAGCTGTCCAAGTACATGGGCTGCACAACTTTGTGTGATGTCCTCTTTGCCATTTTCATGCTGGTATGGATCATCACTCGGCACATTGGCTACGCCTTTGTCTGGTGGTCCTGCTACAAGGACGCTCCAAGACTGACATCCTTTGGCACGACGTATAATCTGGCCTCAGGCCACATGCTCACACCCACGTCGTACGTTTTCTTTCTCGTACTGCTGGGCATGCTGCAGATGATTTTGCTGGTGTGGCTCGGTATGATATTAAGGATCGCGCTTCGCGTAGTGACGGCCCAAGGAGCCGTTGACAcgcgcagcgacgacgactcCGATTAG